One Candidatus Dadabacteria bacterium DNA segment encodes these proteins:
- a CDS encoding DUF262 domain-containing protein: MAENRFTGGFAVTGHPQVLVDEQEIRLDGDDTSSGQVNITEPFDPTKIRVETKNAQMDALIKRIKNDEIDLSPDFQRQAVWKNEAKSRLIESMLIRIPLPAFYMDASDDSKWLVVDGLQRLTAIKEFVVDGSLSLTGLEFLTEYDGETFSELPRSLQRRIEETDIVLYLIQPQTPPKVKFDIFRRINTGGEPLSLQEIRHALNQGKVTKLLPRMVSNEFKRATARGVSPIRMDDRECALRFLAFTLHSPDDYEEDNFDLFLNNTMSKLNEMDDLKLKGYEELFKKTMECACSVFGDRAFRKQYEGVEHRHPVNKALFEAWSVNIGRLSDDERQTLMEKRDVLVDKFKNLMDSDKTFESSVSYGTGSKKNVRYRFNRIAEIIQETIND, encoded by the coding sequence ATGGCTGAAAACAGATTTACAGGAGGTTTTGCTGTGACAGGTCACCCGCAAGTATTAGTTGACGAGCAAGAGATTCGCCTTGACGGAGATGACACGAGTAGCGGTCAGGTCAACATAACAGAACCGTTTGACCCTACCAAAATCAGAGTTGAGACGAAAAACGCGCAGATGGACGCTCTCATCAAGCGGATCAAAAACGATGAGATTGATCTCAGTCCGGACTTTCAGCGTCAGGCCGTATGGAAAAATGAGGCAAAGAGCCGACTGATAGAATCTATGCTGATTAGGATTCCGTTGCCCGCTTTTTACATGGATGCGAGCGATGACAGCAAGTGGCTGGTGGTGGACGGACTGCAACGTCTTACCGCAATCAAGGAGTTTGTTGTGGACGGGTCGTTGTCCTTGACCGGATTGGAGTTTTTAACCGAGTATGATGGGGAAACATTCAGTGAACTCCCCCGCAGTTTGCAGCGCCGTATAGAGGAAACAGACATTGTGCTGTATCTAATCCAGCCCCAAACGCCGCCAAAGGTGAAGTTTGATATATTCCGCCGAATCAATACCGGAGGCGAACCGTTGAGTTTACAGGAGATTCGCCATGCTCTTAATCAGGGAAAGGTCACGAAACTCCTGCCCCGTATGGTCAGTAACGAATTTAAGAGAGCCACGGCCCGAGGGGTATCTCCCATACGAATGGATGACCGTGAGTGTGCGTTGCGATTTCTCGCCTTTACCTTGCATTCTCCGGATGACTACGAGGAAGATAACTTTGACCTGTTTCTCAACAATACCATGTCCAAATTGAACGAGATGGACGACCTCAAGTTAAAAGGCTATGAAGAGTTGTTCAAAAAGACAATGGAGTGTGCCTGTTCAGTTTTCGGGGACAGGGCTTTTCGTAAACAATACGAAGGTGTTGAACATCGTCACCCTGTGAACAAGGCGCTGTTTGAGGCGTGGAGTGTGAACATAGGGAGGCTGAGCGATGACGAGCGACAGACCCTTATGGAAAAACGTGATGTACTGGTGGATAAATTCAAGAATTTGATGGATTCCGACAAAACCTTTGAATCCTCCGTTTCATACGGGACCGGATCAAAAAAGAATGTCCGCTACCGCTTCAACCGGATAGCCGAAATCATTCAAGAGACAATCAATGATTGA
- a CDS encoding DUF3696 domain-containing protein, whose product MIDSMRIKNFKCFRDESVSLKPLTVLSGINGMGKSTFIQILLFLRQWGFQLSGDNHARANLNGPLVNFGYTEDVLHEKAEEKGEDIILAIGGDGSEKEYRFSCPDGEKWIESLSGKPLDTSDSLLGESFYYLGAERIGPRLSFLSSNLGGGEKRINAIGNSGEYCAWLLANAERDSVENDSRIHPDESIYELRAQVEAWLSEIGQSARIHLNNHKDMDRVSLQFSFVRDRITSRYYRPTNVGFGLTYALPIFVAGLLSKKGGLVIIENPEAHLHPKGQSVLGKFLSGVANSGVQVIVETHSDHLLNGIRISAKNGEIDSESVALHFFQRDEGDQSTKIVTPKMDKNGRLDEWPEGFFDEWESSLTELL is encoded by the coding sequence ATGATTGACTCCATGCGCATCAAAAACTTCAAGTGCTTCAGGGATGAATCTGTTTCCCTAAAGCCGCTGACAGTGCTTTCCGGTATAAACGGCATGGGCAAGAGCACTTTTATACAAATCCTGTTGTTTTTGCGACAATGGGGGTTTCAGTTGTCCGGCGACAATCACGCCAGAGCAAATTTGAACGGGCCTCTTGTCAACTTTGGCTATACGGAAGATGTGTTGCATGAGAAGGCTGAAGAAAAAGGGGAAGACATCATTCTTGCCATAGGTGGAGACGGGAGCGAGAAAGAATACCGTTTCAGTTGTCCGGATGGGGAAAAATGGATTGAAAGCCTCTCCGGCAAGCCTTTGGATACAAGCGATAGTCTTTTAGGGGAAAGTTTCTATTATCTTGGAGCTGAAAGAATCGGTCCGCGGTTGTCTTTCCTGTCATCTAATCTTGGAGGCGGGGAGAAAAGAATCAATGCAATAGGAAACAGCGGCGAGTATTGCGCATGGCTGTTAGCTAATGCTGAACGGGATAGTGTTGAGAATGACTCGCGGATTCATCCCGATGAATCTATATATGAATTGAGGGCGCAAGTTGAGGCATGGCTGTCAGAGATTGGCCAATCCGCCAGAATACACCTTAACAACCACAAGGATATGGACAGGGTAAGCCTCCAGTTTTCTTTCGTTCGTGACCGCATCACCAGTCGTTATTACCGCCCCACTAATGTGGGATTCGGCCTTACCTATGCGCTCCCAATCTTTGTTGCCGGTTTGCTTTCAAAGAAAGGAGGTCTGGTAATCATAGAAAATCCTGAGGCACATTTGCACCCGAAAGGTCAGTCCGTTCTGGGAAAATTTCTTTCAGGAGTGGCGAATAGCGGAGTTCAAGTCATTGTGGAGACTCATAGCGACCATCTGTTGAACGGCATCAGGATTTCTGCAAAAAACGGAGAAATAGATTCGGAATCTGTGGCTCTGCACTTTTTTCAGAGAGATGAGGGGGACCAGTCCACCAAGATAGTCACGCCAAAAATGGACAAAAATGGCCGCTTGGATGAATGGCCTGAAGGATTTTTTGACGAATGGGAAAGCAGCCTGACAGAATTGCTGTAG
- a CDS encoding enoyl-CoA hydratase-related protein produces the protein MPRRHEIASELLISVSDGVASLEINRPEKMNSLSPAVLNGIADALGRFSSEGDAVRCVVLSGRGGKAFSSGYDFSFIGSNDMTRDYTGKKHPLAEACEAIEQFARPVIAMVCGHVHGGGLELALACDFVICSDDSKFSMPPAKLGIAYPFSGLARVARAVGIANAKRMFFTAETLSASKALETGLVSEVVSRSALKEAADTAARQITAGAPLSIEAAKLGLNSWAEGVRGKGTEEMKKAAQKAQDSDDFKEGMEAVSAKRKPVYRGK, from the coding sequence TTGCCCCGCCGACATGAAATTGCCAGCGAACTGCTTATTTCCGTTTCGGACGGGGTGGCTTCGCTTGAGATAAACAGGCCGGAGAAGATGAACTCTCTTTCTCCCGCCGTTCTTAACGGAATTGCCGATGCGCTGGGGAGGTTCTCATCCGAAGGGGACGCCGTCCGGTGCGTTGTGCTGTCGGGGCGAGGGGGGAAGGCGTTTTCTTCGGGATACGACTTCTCTTTTATCGGCTCAAATGACATGACACGCGATTATACGGGAAAAAAACACCCGCTCGCAGAGGCTTGCGAGGCGATTGAACAGTTTGCCAGACCCGTTATCGCAATGGTCTGCGGACACGTTCACGGCGGAGGGCTTGAACTCGCGCTCGCTTGCGATTTTGTTATCTGCTCGGACGATTCCAAATTCTCCATGCCGCCCGCAAAACTGGGGATTGCCTATCCGTTCTCAGGGCTGGCAAGGGTCGCCCGCGCGGTCGGTATCGCCAACGCAAAAAGGATGTTCTTCACCGCAGAAACACTCTCCGCCTCAAAGGCGCTTGAAACGGGACTTGTAAGCGAAGTGGTTTCCCGCTCCGCGCTCAAAGAGGCGGCGGACACGGCGGCGCGGCAAATCACCGCCGGAGCGCCGCTTTCCATTGAAGCCGCAAAACTTGGGCTGAACTCATGGGCGGAGGGAGTAAGAGGAAAAGGGACGGAAGAAATGAAGAAAGCCGCGCAGAAGGCGCAAGACAGCGATGACTTCAAAGAGGGTATGGAGGCGGTTTCGGCGAAAAGGAAGCCGGTTTATCGGGGGAAGTAG